One genomic window of Pecten maximus chromosome 3, xPecMax1.1, whole genome shotgun sequence includes the following:
- the LOC117322621 gene encoding spondin-1-like — MGTPRGIHFKCSDKLSVVLTILCVAFKGVSSCDPKNCIVSDWGHWGVCSRSCGEDGVTVRTRSVLQEASCGGRCDVNTTQTAECNRWCCAKDCRYSDWSDWSDYVCSRECDNTTERAHRMRKRELKEFAKCGGYCSMHIHERQCGHLCCYRDCVERWWMEWGPCVGQCEQKGVQSRRKRVTQEPACGGIPCSEATDERQCYAGCCPVNCHVGEWGEWSVCNSTCGNGHLYRSRFVQLAECGGQSCSDPTELQVNECSSYVDIDCVVSIYGSFNKVNF, encoded by the coding sequence atggGAACTCCAAGAGGAATTCATTTTAAGTGTTCTGACAAATTGAGCGTTGTGTTGACGATACTGTGTGTTGCATTTAAAGGTGTTTCGTCATGTGATCCCAAGAACTGTATCGTGAGTGACTGGGGTCATTGGGGTGTATGTTCCCGGAGTTGCGGTGAGGACGGGGTGACGGTGAGAACACGGAGCGTGCTACAAGAAGCGTCATGCGGCGGAAGGTGTGACGTCAACACCACTCAGACGGCTGAGTGCAATAGATGGTGCTGTGCCAAGGACTGCCGTTACTCCGACTGGTCAGACTGGTCTGACTATGTGTGCTCGCGTGAATGTGATAACACCACAGAAAGAGCCCACAGGATGAGGAAACGCGAACTCAAAGAATTTGCCAAGTGTGGTGGCTATTGCAGCATGCATATCCATGAGCGGCAGTGTGGCCATCTTTGTTGCTATCGCGACTGCGTGGAAAGATGGTGGATGGAATGGGGACCTTGTGTGGGGCAGTGTGAACAGAAGGGTGTTCAGAGCAGGAGAAAACGCGTCACGCAAGAACCCGCATGTGGGGGTATCCCCTGTTCTGAAGCCACGGATGAAAGACAGTGCTATGCAGGTTGTTGTCCAGTCAATTGCCATGTTGGTGAGTGGGGCGAATGGTCAGTGTGTAATTCCACCTGCGGGAATGGTCACTTGTATCGGTCAAGGTTTGTCCAGCTAGCAGAGTGTGGAGGGCAATCGTGTTCTGATCCCACAGAGCTGCAGGTCAACGAATGTTCCAGCTATGTGGACATAGATTGTGTGGTTAGTATATACGGGTCGTTCAATAAAGTTAATTTCTAA